Proteins from a single region of Mucilaginibacter daejeonensis:
- a CDS encoding hemolysin family protein, with amino-acid sequence MGPDLDINGFHIFLTIFLVLLNGFFVAAEFAIVRVRGSQIELQAKAGSSMAKIARGIMHNLDGYLAATQLGITIASLALGVIGEEVVTTLVMRLFLLFGVAITSQVVITITHIVAFITITVLHIVFGELAPKTLAIQRSVRTAMAVSYPLRFFFIVFRPFIWLLNNFANFILGLFGVNVVHGEESHHSSEELQYLLEQGKESGALDSNEHELIKNVFDFNERVVKNIMVPRTKISGIDIDSTAEELLDCLVTEGYSRMPVYDDTVDKIIGIVHAKDILPLLARKEEFELKDIIRKPYFIPETKKINDLMAELQQKRIQIAIVLDEFGGTAGMVTLEDIVEELVGEIQDEYDEEKPIVEKVNEREFIVNAVASIYDVNESLPHDLPEDGDFDTVSGWVSDIFGKIPEVGEQHEANGYNITVLRKSEQNVESVKLEVLLNEEDMTNLH; translated from the coding sequence ATGGGCCCCGACTTAGATATAAACGGTTTTCACATATTCCTAACCATTTTTTTGGTGCTGCTTAACGGCTTCTTCGTGGCCGCCGAATTTGCCATCGTGCGGGTTCGGGGTTCGCAGATCGAGTTGCAGGCCAAGGCCGGCAGTAGTATGGCCAAAATTGCCCGGGGCATTATGCACAATTTAGATGGATACCTGGCTGCCACACAGCTGGGTATCACTATCGCTTCCCTTGCATTAGGTGTGATAGGGGAAGAGGTGGTCACCACCCTGGTGATGCGTCTGTTCCTGCTTTTTGGCGTAGCGATCACCTCACAGGTGGTCATCACCATTACCCACATCGTGGCCTTTATCACTATCACTGTACTACACATCGTATTTGGTGAGTTGGCGCCTAAAACGCTGGCCATCCAACGCTCGGTACGTACGGCCATGGCAGTATCGTATCCCCTACGTTTCTTTTTTATAGTGTTCAGACCTTTCATCTGGTTGCTGAACAACTTTGCCAACTTCATTTTAGGCCTTTTCGGCGTTAATGTAGTCCATGGAGAAGAGTCACATCACTCGTCAGAGGAGCTGCAATACCTGCTGGAGCAAGGTAAAGAGAGTGGTGCACTTGACTCAAACGAGCATGAGCTGATCAAGAACGTTTTTGATTTTAACGAGCGTGTGGTCAAGAACATCATGGTGCCACGCACCAAGATATCGGGCATCGATATCGACTCAACTGCCGAAGAGCTCCTCGATTGCCTGGTGACCGAAGGTTACTCGCGCATGCCTGTGTATGACGATACGGTAGACAAGATCATTGGTATAGTACATGCAAAGGATATTCTGCCACTATTAGCGCGCAAAGAAGAGTTCGAACTGAAGGATATCATCCGTAAGCCATACTTCATCCCAGAGACCAAAAAGATCAATGATCTGATGGCTGAGTTACAGCAAAAGCGCATACAGATAGCGATCGTGCTGGACGAGTTCGGTGGTACGGCCGGTATGGTGACGCTGGAAGACATCGTTGAGGAATTGGTGGGTGAGATACAGGATGAGTATGACGAGGAAAAACCGATCGTTGAGAAGGTGAATGAGCGTGAGTTCATCGTCAATGCCGTGGCCTCTATCTATGACGTGAACGAAAGCTTACCGCATGACCTGCCTGAGGACGGCGACTTTGATACCGTATCGGGTTGGGTGAGCGATATATTTGGCAAGATACCTGAAGTTGGCGAACAGCATGAGGCCAACGGTTACAACATCACCGTTTTGCGTAAATCAGAACAGAACGTTGAGTCGGTCAAGCTTGAGGTATTGCTCAACGAAGAGGACATGACCAATTTACATTAA
- a CDS encoding inorganic diphosphatase translates to MSTQHPWHQVNPGENLPEVVNAIIEIPKGSKAKYEIDKDSGLLKLDRVLFSSVMYPANYGFIPQTYCDDKDPLDILVLCSVDVFPMSLIEAKVIGVMHMVDNGEQDDKIIAVAKNDMSVNYINDLNELPPHAMKEIVRFFQDYKKLEGKNVTIEHLMGKPYALKVIEESLELYKSTFPEYQQ, encoded by the coding sequence ACATCCATGGCATCAGGTCAACCCGGGAGAGAATTTACCCGAGGTGGTGAATGCCATCATCGAGATCCCAAAAGGTTCTAAAGCAAAATACGAGATAGATAAAGATTCAGGTCTGTTGAAATTAGACCGCGTGTTATTCTCCTCAGTAATGTATCCGGCCAACTACGGCTTTATCCCGCAAACTTACTGCGATGATAAAGATCCTTTGGATATATTGGTACTTTGCTCGGTGGACGTGTTCCCGATGTCGCTTATCGAAGCTAAGGTGATCGGTGTGATGCACATGGTAGATAACGGTGAGCAGGACGATAAGATCATTGCTGTGGCCAAGAACGACATGTCGGTGAACTATATTAACGATCTTAATGAGTTACCTCCGCATGCCATGAAAGAGATCGTTCGCTTTTTCCAGGATTACAAGAAACTGGAAGGTAAGAATGTTACCATTGAGCACCTGATGGGTAAACCATACGCGCTTAAAGTGATCGAAGAAAGTTTGGAACTGTATAAGTCCACTTTCCCTGAGTACCAACAATAA